A window from Onychostoma macrolepis isolate SWU-2019 chromosome 07, ASM1243209v1, whole genome shotgun sequence encodes these proteins:
- the dtx4a gene encoding E3 ubiquitin-protein ligase DTX4a: protein MLLASAVVVWEWLNEHGRWRPYSPAVSHHIEAVIRSDPRGAGSVVLGQVDSRLSPYIIDLQSMHQFRQDTGTLRPVRRSFYDPRSAPGQGWVWEWENDSGSWTPYDTEVSIAIQAARDRQQPWLDLTPLGFCYLIDLQSMTQINGQTQRRRRIQRRSDLAYPLVSGPLPKPHAWSSAGSGGLLGVGVSGVSGGNGSAYPSGALPASAITSLGQPCSCQQCMLVLGVKTPSMAQTLGRKPPPIPKPPSPKAPSRGHSYSLTLPHPPSLSRVLSPHRNSTSGASGGFGHSLSLLGSATAALSISSNRPPPPAVPPPPPPSTIPHTTSVSNPTAPTPSNALISTVTTCAPTPSARVLGPVSSASAACAAPVPPRSSLAGLSRPALQRIAMAQSRALIASGVPTVPVKNLNGSSPVHPALAGITGILMSAAGLPVCLTRPPKLVLHPPPVSKSDIKPVPGLGHCCRKTTKKQARKGRTSEEVVRRYLQKVRNPPEEDCTICMESLCGPSGYKGPGVGGISRAESVGRLSQCGHQYHLQCLVAMYNNGNKDGSLQCPTCKTIYGVKTGNQPPGKMEYHVIPHSLPGHPDCKTIRIIYNIPPGIQGPEHPNPGKPFTARGFPRHCYLPDSEKGRLVLKLLLVAWDRRLIFSVGTSSTTGETDTVIWNEVHHKTEFGSNLTGHGYPDSGHLDNVLEELRAQGITEEECLRD, encoded by the exons GTACGCTAAGACCCGTGCGGCGAAGCTTCTACGACCCGCGGTCGGCTCCGGGTCAGGGATGGGTGTGGGAATGGGAGAACGACTCGGGCTCATGGACGCCGTACGATACCGAGGTCAGCATCGCCATCCAGGCGGCTCGGGACCGGCAGCAGCCCTGGCTGGACTTAACGCCGCTGGGCTTCTGCTACCTTATAGACCTGCAGAGTATGACGCAGATCAACGGACAAACGCAGCGGCGCCGGCGCATCCAGAGGCGCTCAGACCTGGCCTACCCGCTCGTCTCCGGCCCGCTGCCTAAACCGCACGCGTGGTCGTCCGCTGGAAGCGGTGGACTCCTGGGGGTGGGCGTATCGGGGGTCAGCGGAGGGAACGGCAGTGCCTATCCCAGTGGAGCTCTCCCAGCTTCTGCTATTACTTCACTGGGTCAACCGTGCTCCTGCCAGCAGTGTATGCTAGTCTTAGGCGTCAAGACCCCTAGCATGGCACAAACTCTCGGGCGGAAGCCCCCGCCCATACCCAAGCCGCCGAGCCCAAAAGCGCCATCAAGAGGACACTCGTACTCGCTTACCCTGCCTCACCCTCCATCCCTGTCCCGAGTCCTCTCGCCACATAGGAACTCCACCTCGGGTGCTAGCGGAGGCTTCGGACACTCCCTCTCCCTGCTGGGCTCAGCCACTGCCGCCCTGTCGATATCCTCCAACCGTCCTCCTCCACCTGCTGTGCCGCCACCCCCGCCACCTTCTACCATACCCCACACGACCTCCGTGTCCAACCCTACTGCACCTACACCCTCCAACGCCCTTATATCTACAGTGACCACCTGCGCTCCCACACCCTCTGCTCGTGTTCTGGGTCCCGTGTCGTCGGCTTCAGCCGCTTGTGCCGCCCCGGTGCCGCCTCGCAGCAGTCTGGCTGGCCTTAGCCGCCCTGCCCTGCAAAGAATCGCCATGGCACAGTCACGGGCACTCATTGCATCAGG AGTCCCCACCGTCCCAGTGAAGAACTTAAATGGATCCAGTCCTGTCCATCCAGCTTTGGCAG GTATCACTGGGATTCTAATGAGTGCCGCTGGACTCCCGGTCTGCTTGACCCGCCCACCCAAACTTGTGCTCCACCCCCCACCTGTCAGCAAGAGCGACATCAAACCTGTGCCAGGCCTCGGCCATTGCTGCCGGAAAACTACAAAGAAGCAGGCCCGCAAAG GTAGAACTTCAGAAGAAGTTGTTAGAAGATATCTCCAGAAAGTCCGCAACCCACCTGAGGAG gattgtACCATCTGTATGGAGTCTCTCTGTGGCCCATCTGGCTATAAAGGCCCAGGTGTCGGTGGCATTTCTCGAGCAGAGTCAGTGGGTCGTCTATCTCAGTGTGGGCATCAGTACCACCTGCAGTGCCTGGTGGCCATGTACAACAACGGCAACAAAGACGGCAGCCTTCAGTGTCCCACCTGCAAGACCATCTACGGTGTTAAAACGGGCAACCAGCCACCAGGAAAGATGGAATACCACGTCATTCCTCACTCCCTTCCTGGACACCCTGACTGCAAAACCATCCGGATAATCTACAACATACCCCCTGGCATTCAG GGTCCAGAGCATCCCAACCCCGGGAAGCCCTTCACAGCCCGTGGATTTCCAAGACACTGCTACCTCCCTGACAGTGAGAAAGGCCGCCTG GTGTTGAAGCTGTTGCTGGTTGCTTGGGACCGCCGGCTGATCTTCTCAGTGGGCACATCCAGCACCACGGGCGAGACGGATACGGTCATTTGGAACGAGGTGCATCACAAGACCGAGTTTGGCTCCAACCTGACCGGCCACGGTTACCCAGACTCCGGTCACCTTGACAACGTCTTGGAAGAGCTGAGGGCGCAAGGCATCACTGAGGAAGAGTGTCTGAGGGACTGA